The Mesobacillus jeotgali genome window below encodes:
- the dapB gene encoding 4-hydroxy-tetrahydrodipicolinate reductase, translated as MEKVKIVIAGPRGRMGKEAVNLVLGTEEYELSGVVDRKYEGKKIGDLDGFPESDALIYTDFEKCLQEVEPDVLIDLTTPEVGMFHTRTALKYKVRPVVGTTGFSKEDLEELEQLCAEQETGCIIAPNFAVGAVLMMKFSQMAAKYFNDVEIIELHHDQKLDAPSGTAVKTAQMISDVRDPKKQGHADEKETIQGARGADYEGMHIHSVRLPGLIAHQQVLFGADGQTLTIRHDSYNRSSFMSGVKLAVDTVMKMDAFVYGLENIIE; from the coding sequence ATGGAAAAAGTAAAAATAGTCATTGCAGGACCACGTGGAAGAATGGGAAAAGAGGCTGTCAATCTCGTACTGGGAACAGAAGAATATGAACTCTCAGGAGTTGTTGACAGAAAATATGAAGGAAAGAAAATTGGGGACCTTGACGGTTTTCCTGAGAGTGATGCCCTAATATATACGGATTTTGAGAAATGTCTCCAGGAAGTGGAGCCGGATGTATTGATCGATCTGACGACACCTGAAGTCGGCATGTTTCACACAAGGACTGCTTTGAAATATAAAGTTCGACCAGTAGTAGGAACAACAGGGTTCAGCAAAGAGGACCTTGAAGAACTTGAACAGCTGTGCGCTGAACAGGAAACAGGCTGTATCATTGCTCCAAACTTTGCAGTCGGGGCAGTGCTGATGATGAAATTTTCACAAATGGCCGCAAAATACTTCAATGATGTAGAAATAATTGAACTGCACCATGATCAGAAGCTGGATGCGCCATCAGGTACAGCCGTAAAAACGGCCCAAATGATATCGGATGTTCGTGATCCTAAAAAACAGGGCCATGCTGACGAAAAGGAAACTATTCAGGGTGCACGCGGTGCGGATTATGAAGGAATGCATATTCACTCTGTCAGGCTGCCTGGACTGATTGCCCACCAGCAAGTGTTATTTGGCGCTGATGGACAAACATTGACGATACGCCATGATTCTTACAATCGAAGCTCCTTTATGTCTGGAGTAAAGCTTGCGGTGGATACAGTCATGAAAATGGATGCTTTTGTTTATGGAT
- a CDS encoding nucleotide pyrophosphohydrolase encodes MKELQQEVDAYISQFKEGYFSPLALTARMTEELGELAREVNHYYGEKPKKNDEKEKTIEEELGDMLFVMICFANSLNIDLEEAHNIVMKKFNTRDKDRWTRKDS; translated from the coding sequence ATGAAAGAACTCCAGCAGGAAGTGGATGCTTATATTAGCCAGTTTAAAGAGGGTTACTTCAGTCCGCTAGCTTTGACTGCTCGCATGACCGAGGAGCTCGGGGAGCTGGCTCGCGAGGTAAACCACTATTATGGCGAGAAGCCGAAGAAAAACGATGAAAAAGAAAAGACAATTGAGGAAGAGTTGGGAGATATGCTATTTGTTATGATTTGTTTTGCCAACTCATTGAATATAGACCTGGAAGAAGCACATAACATTGTCATGAAAAAGTTCAATACAAGAGACAAAGACCGCTGGACGAGAAAAGACAGTTAA